A window from Culex pipiens pallens isolate TS chromosome 3, TS_CPP_V2, whole genome shotgun sequence encodes these proteins:
- the LOC120424809 gene encoding clavesin-1-like, with the protein MCDAGSLYEFPGLPDCLDRIARAELREDDQLRKQSLEQMREWIAKNPRIKNCRTDDAFLLRFLRTKKFSVVRACETLQKYLTMRQTYPKWCRKLDPQDPEISALLDYCALVPVGRDSSGRIVVMGVVRNFDATRHGSDDMIRLNMLVTEALLDDEANQIAGFTHVFDNSAMTMAHVTCWTLENIGGYLRSIANGVPIRLKQNHFVNVPSFAAQVSKYCLSYASEKLKSRIFCHRSIDELRKNIEPTVLPEEYGGTVPLAKLNEIFKKYLLTKRDMLLALDRMEIVLGGGSSTDQTHSGKDIVDAGAVGSFRKLQID; encoded by the exons ATGTGTGACGCCGGTAGTTTGTACGAGTTCCCGGGACTTCCGGACTGTTTAGATCGGATTGCTCGGGCGGAACTCCGCGAAGATGACCAGCTACGGAAGCAATCGCTGGAACAGATGCGTGAGTGGATCGCGAAGAACCCGCGGATTAAGAACTGTCGCACGGACGATGCGTTTCTGTTGCGATTCTTGCGCACCAAAAAGTTCTCCGTGGTTCGGGCTTGTGAAACGTTGCAAAAGTATCTCACCATGAGACAAACATATCCGAAGTGGTGCCGGAAGCTAGACCCACAGGATCCCGAAATAAGTGCCCTGCTGGACTACTGTGCCCTTGTTCCCGTTGGTCGAGACTCCTCCGGTCGAATCGTAGTCATGGGCGTGGTTCGAAACTTTGACGCGACCCGACACGGCTCCGACGACATGATTCGACTTAACATGCTCGTAACGGAAGCCCTGCTGGACGACGAGGCAAACCAAATTGCCGGCTTCACGCACGTGTTTGACAACAGTGCAATGACTATGGCACACGTGACCTGCTGGACGCTGGAGAACATTGGCGGATATTTGCGGAGCATCGCCAACGGCGTTCCGATACGGCTTAAGCAGAACCACTTTGTGAACGTGCCCAGCTTTGCGGCGCAAGTCAGCAAGTACTGCCTGTCGTATGCCAGTGAAAAGCTCAAGTCGAGGATATTT TGTCATCGAAGCATCGATGAGTTGCGTAAAAACATCGAACCCACCGTGCTGCCCGAGGAATACGGTGGCACCGTTCCGCTGGCCAAGCTgaacgaaatcttcaaaaagtaTCTGCTGACCAAGCGTGACATGCTGCTGGCGCTGGACCGGATGGAAATCGTGCTGGGAGGAGGTTCCTCTACGGACCAAACCCACAGTGGAAAAGACATTGTGGACGCTGGAGCCGTAGGGAGTTTTCGGAAGCTGCAAATTGACTAG
- the LOC120424803 gene encoding clavesin-1-like, with translation MPKELPTSWLDKAPAKYDDDLAEMDDFFRGLAEKYIRETPDLRQQSLAQLRDWIAKHPHIRRVRTDAPFLLRFLRTKKYNFINASKQLERYLAVRMLHRKYFERLDVEDPEFGALIGSGFLVPMPERDAKGRTVIFSTAKDVDAERFTVHQLSRAHFLLMEVLNDSNEFQCGGFVSVLDFSGLTMAHVNLVGVNDIRLQVNVSANATPVRAQEMHFINAPSLLTTAINLVMKLTSEKLRNRIFFHQSWDELYARVDKSLLPKEYGGSVPMEKLVADFKDRCRELRPQLLANDEMELEVTKDSEYWQESSDLELESGAIGSFRKLQVD, from the exons ATGCCGAAGGAACTTCCGACCTCCTGGCTGGACAAAGCCCCCGCAAAGTACGACGACGATCTGGCCGAAATGGACGACTTCTTCCGTGGTCTCGCCGAAAAGTACATCCGAGAAACGCCCGACCTGCGCCAGCAGTCGTTGGCCCAACTCCGCGATTGGATCGCCAAACATCCCCACATCCGGCGAGTACGTACGGACGCTCCGTTCCTGTTGCGCTTCCTGCGGACGAAAAAGTACAACTTCATCAACGCTTCCAAGCAGCTGGAACGCTACCTGGCGGTTCGAATGCTGCACCGAAAGTACTTCGAGCGGCTGGACGTGGAAGATCCGGAATTTGGAGCGCTAATTGGATCGGGATTTCTGGTCCCCATGCCTGAACGGGACGCCAAGGGACGCACGGTGATCTTCTCCACGGCCAAAGACGTGGACGCGGAACGGTTCACCGTGCATCAACTGTCCCGGGCTCACTTCCTGCTAATGGAAGTCCTCAACGATTCGAACGAGTTTCAGTGCGGTGGGTTCGTGTCGGTGCTCGACTTCAGCGGACTTACAATGGCCCACGTGAACCTGGTGGGCGTCAACGACATCCGGCTGCAGGTGAACGTTTCGGCCAACGCCACTCCCGTGCGGGCTCAGGAGATGCACTTTATAAACGCCCCATCCCTGCTGACCACGGCCATCAACTTGGTGATGAAGCTGACCAGCGAAAAGCTAAGGAATCGAATCTTC TTCCATCAAAGCTGGGACGAGCTGTACGCCAGGGTGGACAAGAGCCTGCTGCCGAAGGAGTACGGTGGAAGCGTTCCAATGGAAAAGTTGGTGGCGGACTTCAAGGATCGCTGCCGGGAGTTGCGTCCGCAGCTTTTGGCGAACGACGAAATGGAGCTGGAAGTGACGAAGGATTCCGAGTACTGGCAGGAGTCGTCGGACCTCGAGCTGGAATCGGGTGCGATTGGGTCGTTCAGAAAGCTGCAGGTTGATTAG
- the LOC120424810 gene encoding clavesin-1-like, translating into MISGVGLRFDVPSVDRAPEVYDDRVFELDDQYQMLAQKLGEDDLVREQSIQQLREWIAKHPRIRHCRTDAPFLLRFLRNNKYSFMKAAKMLECYVTALTVNKRWLTKLDIEADPDLEHLIDFGYIFPLPQRDAKGRIVLFSSSGGFYANPHKPSMHAVVKINHMVTEIYLDTNEAQCAGFVFVYDMELSDINVLTSWLSIMEIKQLVQLTNNASAVRIQELHFINTPKTLRSIANLVLQLMSEKIRSRVFCHRSLESLYEVVDKTMLPKEFGGTIPMVEMSTGFKKLCQRMRQRLSALDEMQIELSDKDKEDDAWRVSEGGSSSGVVGSFRKLEVD; encoded by the exons ATGATCAGTGGAGTTGGTTTGCGCTTCGACGTGCCCAGCGTGGATAGGGCACCGGAAGTGTACGATGACCGGGTGTTCGAGTTGGACGACCAGTACCAGATGCTCGCGCAAAAACTCGGCGAGGACGATCTGGTTCGGGAGCAGAGCATCCAACAGTTGCGCGAGTGGATCGCCAAACATCCCCGGATCAGGCATTGCCGTACGGATGCACCGTTCCTGTTGCGTTTCCTGCGCAACAACAAATACTCGTTCATGAAGGCCGCCAAAATGTTGGAGTGTTACGTGACGGCCTTGACCGTGAACAAGCGGTGGTTGACCAAGTTGGACATCGAGGCGGATCCCGATCTGGAGCACCTCATCGACTTCGGATACATTTTCCCGTTGCCCCAGCGTGACGCTAAGGGGCGCATTGTCCTGTTCAGTTCGTCGGGTGGTTTCTACGCGAACCCGCACAAACCGTCGATGCACGCCGTGGTCAAGATAAACCACATGGTCACCGAGATATACCTGGATACGAACGAGGCTCAGTGCGCCGGATTTGTGTTCGTGTACGACATGGAGCTATCCGACATCAACGTTCTGACCAGTTGGCTGTCGATCATGGAGATCAAGCAGCTGGTTCAGCTCACGAACAACGCATCGGCAGTGCGCATCCAGGAGCTGCACTTTATCAACACGCCCAAAACGCTGCGAAGCATTGCGAACTTGGTGCTGCAGCTGATGAGTGAAAAGATCCGGAGTCGAGTGTTT TGCCACCGATCGCTGGAAAGTCTATATGAAGTGGTGGACAAAACGATGCTGCCAAAAGAATTCGGAGGCACCATTCCGATGGTGGAAATGTCCACCGGGTTCAAAAAGCTCTGCCAACGGATGCGCCAACGCTTGTCGGCGCTAGACGAGATGCAGATTGAGCTGTCCGACAAGGACAAGGAGGACGACGCTTGGCGCGTTTCGGAGGGTGGATCGTCGTCGGGGGTTGTTGGATCGTTCCGGAAGTTGGAGGTGGATTGA
- the LOC120424811 gene encoding retinaldehyde-binding protein 1-like yields MNSVACERFRWFRCGIEFKVSSLDMASDDSFLNEIPSLEKVPDQYDDRIGEMSEFYQKIAAEELHESETIREQSLNQLRDWIAKHPNIQKCRTDALFLLRFLRSKKYSFNAASECLERFLAARMVHPHWLTNLDIEDPELNALVTAGYLYPLPERDAHGRTITFNETVQFDATKFKASHATRAHQLVFESLYDQQEVQCAGIVHVYDVSGMTMAQLSLISLNEIKTLAEYMAKATPLRIREFHFINTPGATLALVNIVLQFLSEKLRKRVFCHRSWDELYAKVDRKLLPKEHGGQTSKAECIEIFKQRCQRLRPRMLQMNELALDISSRDESKHWRSESSTDAELEAGAIGSFRKLAVD; encoded by the exons ATGAACTCAGTTGCTTGCGAGCGGTTCAGGTGGTTTCGTTGTGGTATTGAGTTCAAAGTTTCTTCTTTAGACATGGCTTCTGATGACAGCTTCCTGAATGAAATACCTAGCTTAGAGAAGGTTCCCGATCAGTACGACGACCGGATTGGTGAAATGAGtgaattttatcagaaaatagCCGCTGAAGAACTTCACGAAAGTGAAACCATTCGGGAACAAAGTTTAAACCAATTACGTGACTGGATTGCGAAGCACCCCAACATCCAGAAATGTCGTACGGACGCTTTGTTCTTGTTGAGATTCCTGCGCAGCAAAAAGTACTCCTTCAACGCGGCTTCCGAGTGTCTGGAGCGATTCCTGGCCGCCCGTATGGTTCATCCCCACTGGTTGACCAACCTGGACATTGAAGACCCCGAGTTAAACGCCCTCGTGACCGCTGGATATCTGTACCCACTACCGGAACGAGACGCCCACGGTCGGACGATAACCTTCAACGAAACGGTTCAGTTCGATGCAACAAAGTTCAAGGCATCCCACGCGACACGTGCCCATCAGCTGGTCTTTGAATCGCTGTACGATCAGCAAGAAGTCCAGTGCGCTGGCATAGTGCACGTGTACGACGTCTCCGGCATGACCATGGCCCAGCTCAGCTTGATTTCGCTGAACGAGATCAAGACCCTGGCGGAGTACATGGCCAAAGCGACGCCGTTGCGTATCCGGGAGTTTCACTTCATCAACACCCCGGGAGCAACGCTGGCGCTGGTCAACATTGTGCTGCAATTTCTAAGCGAAAAGCTTCGCAAAAGAGTGTTT TGCCACCGAAGCTGGGACGAGTTGTACGCCAAGGTGGACCGGAAACTGCTTCCTAAAGAGCACGGCGGACAAACGTCCAAAGCCGAGTGCATCGAGATCTTCAAGCAACGCTGTCAGCGGTTGCGCCCCAGAATGCTGCAGATGAACGAGTTGGCGCTGGACATCAGCAGCAGAGACGAGTCAAAGCACTGGCGAAGCGAATCGAGCACCGATGCCGAGCTGGAGGCGGGAGCGATCGGGAGCTTCCGGAAGCTGGCGGTGGATTGA